The window TCCGACCCGGGCGAGGTCTTCCTGGCGGTCAACGTCGCGCTGGCCGAGGGCGTGAGCGCGGCCGCCGCCACCACGCCCGGGCCCGCCACGGGAGCGGGTGCGGGGCGGCTGGTCGTGGTCGGTGGCGCGGGCAGTCTGGAGGTGGCGCCGGACCGTCCGCTGGTCGAGGAGGAGGGCTTCCCCGAGGCGTACCGGCCGGAGGCGCTGGCCCAGCAGGATGTCCTCTGGTTCTACCGGGACATCGACGACCCGGGGCTGGACTGGACGTACGTCTCCCCGGCGCCGGAGATCGCTCCCGGTGAGCGGACCGGGCACTACCGGATCGGCGGCGACGGACTGCTGACGGCGGAGGGGGCGGGCGGCAGCCACGCCTCGGGGATCAGCGCCGAGGACTTCGCGGTGGCCGTGGTCGACGAGGCGGAACTCCACCGTCATCCGCGTACCCGGATCTCGGTGGCGTACTGAGCCACGGAGCTGGCCCGTTGGCGTGGCGAGGAGAAGCAGGCGGGAGGTGGGGACGATGCGGCGGGTGCAGGGGGACGCGACGAGAGTGAGCCGGCTCGGTCGCGTACCCGCGTTCCCGCCGACGTGGCTGCGTGGACGGGATGCCGTCCGGGTCCTTCCCGCGGTGCTTCTCGTCCTGATCGTTCTCGGTGACCTGTGGACCAGTAGCGGGTTCCGGATGATCACCTGGGTGGTGATGGTCCCCGCCCTGACGGCCGCGCTCGCCGGGGTGGGCGGCACCGTCGTCTTCTCGGTGCTCTCCCTGGCCGCCTACCTGTTGGTGGACACGGTCCTCCACCCGGTTCCCGAGACGGGGCTGCCCGGCTTCCTCCTGGTGGTGGCGGCCGGTTCGACGTCGGTCGCCGCCTGCGCGGTCCGCCGGGCCAACGAGCGGCGCGCGGAGAGGCTCGCCCTCGTCGCCGACGTCGTCCGCGACACCGTGCTGCGGCCCCTCCCCTTCCAGTGGGGCGGCCTCGACTGGTCGGCGCTGTACGTGACCGCCGACCGTGTCGCGCGGGTGGGCGGTGACTTCTACGACCTCCAACCGAGCCCGCACGGCACCCGGGTGGTCCTCGGCGACGTACAGGGCAAGGGAATCGGCGCGGTGGCCGCGGTGGCGGTGCTGCTGGGCACGTTCCGTGAGGCCGCGTATCACGAGGGGCTGCTGCGGGACGTCGCCCGCCGCCTGGAGACCCGGATGAAGCGCCAGCAGGCGTACAGCCGCTTCATCGGCCGGAACGAGAGTGACCGGTTCGCGACGGCGGTGGTGCTCTCCTTCGACCCGGTGGAGCCCGGCACGGTGCGACGGGGCGTCTCCGGGATGGACCTGGCGACGCTGGGCCACGAGCCGCCGCTGGCCGTCGGCCCGGACGGGGTGCGTGCTCTGCCGTCCACGGGCGGCGTGCCACTGGGCATGGGCGAGCTGGCCTGCGACCCGCCCGGCAGCGGCCCCCGGATCGCTCGCGACGGTCTGGCACCCGACGAGACGCTGCTGCTCTTCACCGACGGCGTCACCGAGGCCCGAGACAGGACCGGCGCGTTCTATCCGCTCCAGCAGGACCTCGCTCGAGCCGTCGCCGAGGACCCCGGCCTGACCCAGCCGGAGCGCCTGGTCCGCTACGTCCGCGACGCCGTGGACCGCCACGTCAGCGGCGCCCGCTGGGAATCCGACGACCTCACCCTCCTGGCCCTCAGGCCCCTACCGGTCGAGCCGCCACGCGAAGCGTTCCCGTAGACCGGCCGTCCCAGCCGGGGGAGGGGCGTCAGTGCCCTCGCCGGCCCGAAGCGGCGAGAGCGCTGCGGGCGCCGGGCCTGACCGCCTGCGGTGGCCCGAAGCGGCGAGAGCGCTGCGGGCGCCGGACCTGACCGCCTGCGGTGGCCCGGCGGAACGCGGCCGGTCGAACCGGCTGGCGCGGTGCACGACCAGCGGGCGTGGTCGGGCCCGGGGTGCCGGAGACGCGCGGACGAGACCACCTCGGTCCTGGAGAGCCGGCGCTCTCGACCGCACCGGGGAGGCCAGGCCTCAGCCGCCGCACCGCCGACGCCACCGCCGAGCCAGCGCCGACGCCGAGCCAGCGCCGACGCCAGGCGCGGCGGACGGCCGCGACGAGGCCGCTCCGCAGACGAGGCGCTCCGCAGACGGCGCCCCCGCGCAGGGCGGTCGCCCACGCGCCGGTCCTCCGCCCGGGGCCGTCCGCCTCGCCAGTTGCCCGCCCCGCCGGTCGCCGCAGCCGGAGCCGCCCCGCCCACGGCACCCCACCGTCGTGGGCCGCGCGCAGGCGCCGCCTCGCACCCGGCGAACTCCGGCGTCGGTCGCCCCTCTCGTCCCGGATCGCGGGATCGGCGCGGAGGCGGGAGGGTGGAAGGAGTGTCCGCGTGGCCGGGCGGACCGGCGGGTGCGCCCGGCGCGGGGCACGCGAGAGGGCGTCCGCGGCGGGCGGCGGCGGGCGGGACCGGCTCGCCGTACGCGCGCGGTCGACCCGCTTCCGGCGCCCAGCCGGGTGGCGCCCATCGGCTCGTCCGGCACCCGTACCGGGCGCCGGGTCGCCGGACCGAAGGCCCGGCCAGCGCACCGACGTGGAGGAGAGAGATGAGTCAGCCCGAGGAGCTCCCCGAGACGATGAAGGCGGTCCAGTACCGCGAGGTCGGCACGGCGCCCGAGGTGGTGGAGATACCCGTGCCGCGGCCCGGGCCGGGGGAGGTGCTGCTCAAGGTCACCGCCGCCGGCGTCTGCCACTCCGACATCGCGGTGATGAGCTGGCCCGCCGAGCAGGTGCCCTTCCCGCTGCCGCTGACCCTCGGCCACGAGGGCGCCGGGGTGGTCGCGGAGGTGGGCGAGGGGGTCGACACGGTGCGGCTGGGGGACGCCGTGGTGGTCTACGGGCCCTGGGGCTGCGGGACCTGTGTGAAGTGCGCGCAGGGCAAGGAGAACTACTGCCTGCGCGCCGAGGAGCTGAAGATCCTGCCGCCCGGCCTGGGTGCCCCCGGAGCCATGGCCGAGTACATGATCGTCGACTCGCCGCGGCACCTGATCCCGCTCGGCGGCCTCGACCCGGTGCGGACCGTACCGCTGACCGACGCGGGCCTCACCCCGTACCACGCGATCAAGCGGTCGATGCCGAAGCTGGTGCCCGGCTCGACCTCCGTGGTCATCGGCGCGGGCGGCCTCGGCCATGTCGGCATCCAACTGCTGCGGGCCATGACCGGGACCCGGGTGATCGCGCTGGACGTCTCCGAGGAGAAGCTCGCGCTGGCCCGCGAGGTCGGCGCGCACGAGGCGCTGATCTCCGACGACGAGGCGGTCGGGCGCATCCGCGAGCTGACCGGCGGGCGGGGCGCGGACGCCGTCTTCGACTTCGTCGGTGTGCCCCCGACCACCGCCATCGCCCAGCAGTGCGCCGGAGTCGAGAGCGATGTGACGATCGTCGGCATCGGCGGCGGCTCGGTCGAGGTGGGCTTCGGCACCACGGCCTACGAGACGGTGGTCACCGCCCCGTACTGGGGCAGCCGCAGCGAACTCGTCGAGGTCTACGACCTGGCCCGGGGCGGCGACATCACCGTGCACGTCGAGACGTACACCCTGGAGGAGGCCCCGAAGGCGTACGAGCGGCTGCACGCCAACGAGGTGCGCGGCCGTGCCGTGATCGTGCCCGGGAGCTGACCCGCGGGCCGGGGTGCTCAGGCCAGGGAGAGGAAGAGCTTCTCCAGACGGGCCCGCATCTCCTCGCGGGACTCCGGGGTGGTGGCGTTCTCCCCGTCCCGCAGGTCGTCGGTCAGACACTGCTGGAGCCCGGTGGCGATGATGGCGAAGCCGGCCCGGTCCAGCGCGCGGGAGGCGGCGGCCAGCTGTGTCACGACGTCCTCGCAGTCCCGCCCCTCCTCGATCATGCGGGCGACGCCCGCGATCTGGCCCTGGGCCCGCTTGAGACGGTTCAGTACGGACTTCAGGTCCGACTCGGCGAGTTCCAGTTGCACGGGGGCTCCTTCGTAGGTGTTCCCTCCCAGGATGACACCGGGAGGAGACGGACACGGAAAGGCTCCGGTGCCCCGAGGGCGGCCGGAGCCTTTCCGCGCGGCGGGCGCGCGCGTCAGTCGCGGATGTCGATCTTCTGCTCGCCGCCGTCGGCCGCGTCCTGGGCGGCCGGGGCGTCCTGCGCGGGAGCCTGGGCGGGGACGGTGGACGTCCCCTCCTTGGCGGTGATGCCCTTGAGGACGCTGGTCAGGTCCATCCCGGTGGTGGACTGGAGCAGCTCCATGCCCTGCGTGACGTTGTCCACCACGGTGCGGGAGAGCTTGGAGGCACCGTCGGTGGAGATCACCGTCATCTTGTCGACGGCGCTCAGCGGCTCGGACGCCTTGGCGACGACCTGCGGCAGCACCTCGACCAGCATCTGGAGGACGGCCGCGTCGCCGTACTGGGCGAACGCGTCGGCCTTCTTCCGCATGGCCTCGGCCTCGGCCGACCCCTTGGCCGCGATGGCGGCCGCGTCGGCCTCACCCTCGATGCGCACGGCGTCGGCGAGCGCGGCACGGTGCGCCTTCTCACCCTCACCGGTCAGGCGGGCCCGCTGCGCGTCGGCCTCGGCCTCCTTGACCTGGGCGATCCGGCGGGCCTCCGCCTCCTGCTCGGCCTGGTACCGCGCGGCGTCGGCGGGCTTACGCACCTTCGTGTCGAGCTCGCGGTCGGTCAGCGCCGCCTGGCGCTCGGCCACCTTCTCCTGCTCCATCAGCACTTCCTGCTGACGGGCCGCCTCGGCGAGCGGACCGGCGGCGTTCGCCTTGGCCCCGGCCGCCTCCGTCTCGACCTTGATCTCGGCCTGCTTCAGGTAGAAGGTCCGCTCCGCGATGGCGATTTCCTCGGCGGCCTTCAGGCGGGCCTGCTCCGAGGCGCGCTTGGCGATCGCCTCGGCGATGTCGGCCTCCTGCTTGGCGCGGGCGGCCTCGGGACGGCCGAGGTCCTCCAGGTAGGAGCCTTCGGTGGTGATGTCCTGGATCTGGAAGGCGTCCAGGATGAGGCCCTGACCGGAGAGGCTGGTCTCGGCCTCCTCCGCGACCTGCCCGGCGAAGGTGGCGCGGTCGCGGATGATGTCCTCGACCGACATCCGGCCGACGATGGCGCGCAGGGCGCCCGAGAGCACTTCCTGCGTGAAGCCGACGATGCCGCCCTGCTGCTGGAGGAAGCGCTGGGCAGCGGCGCGGATGGCGTCCTCGTTGCCGCCGACCTTGACGATGGCGACGCCTTCGAGGTTGGCCTTGACGCCGCGCAGGGTGACCGCGCCGCGGACGGAGACCGGGATGTGGCGGCTGGAGAGGTCGAGCGTGAAGCGCTGCTGCACGAACGGGACGACGAAGACACCGCCGCCGACGACGACCTTCTGCCCGCTGTTGTCGGTGATGACGCGGCCGGTGTCCGGGTCGGTGGACTTCTTGCCCCGACGGCCGGTGATGATGAACGCCTCGCTGGGACCGGCGACCTTGTACCGGGTGATCACCACCAGGGCGAGCAGGACGAGGAGCACCACGGCCCCTACGACTGCGGAGACGACTGGACTCATTGGGCTTCCCCCAAGCCGTCCGGGGGACGGCTGATAGTGCGGACAGTGCGGTCGGGCGGAGCCGCGGCGGCGCGGCCGCCTTCCGGCACGGGCCGATGTCTCACGTGCGACATCCTGCCGCCGCGCGGCGGCGTTTCCCGCGGGGCGTCCGGATGTTCCACGTGAGACATCGGCCGGCGCGAAAGGCGGGCCGCCACCGGAGGCTCCTCCGGCCCGGTCCCGCCGCCGTCAGCGTTCGACGGGGCGGACGGAGACCGAGGTCGAGGAGAGAGATGCCTCGACCCAGACCTCGGTTCCCCTGGTGAGGGGAGCGGTGGATTTGGCGGACAGCTTCAGCGGCTGACCGCCGAGGTGCACCAGCACCTCGCCGTACCCGCTCGCCGGGATGGCGGTGACCACGGAGCCGGCCGTGCCCACCAGATCGGCCGAGCGGGGTGTCGCGTCGGTCTGCTCACGCATCAGGGCCTTGCTCAGCTTGAGCACGACCCAACCGGTCACCAACCCGGCCAGGACACCGACGGCTGTCGCGCCGGCCACGCCGATTCCGGTGGTCCCCAGTACGACCGCCCCACCGAACCCGAGCATCGACACGAACCCGGCAATGGCGGGCAGGGAGAGCAGGCCGTCGAGGAAGTCCCCGAAGAATCCCTCCAGGACGCCGTCGAAGATCAGGGACAGGACCAGCAGGACGATTCCCGCGATGCCCAGACCAAGAAACAGGGTCACGATCTTCCCCTCCCCGTGTCGCCGTTTCCCTCCCGCGCCACCGCGCCCCCGTTCTCCGGCGGCGGTTGCTCCGGAGCCGGCGGTCCTGATCTCCGCCGTGCCGCTCTGGTGGCCGCTCCGCGTTCCTGGTGCGCGTGGCAGAGTGAGAAGCCGGTGCCGTGACTCTCCTGAATGGTCCCATAGGCCCGGCGGAAAAGACATTGCCGATCACCGGCAATCTTGACGCTTTCTTAATGCCGTGAACCCGCCGTCGCGCCGTCCCCGCGAGCCGCCGCCCCCGGTGCCCGGCTTTCCCGCACCGGCAATCCGAGGCCATGGGTGGCAACGGGACGGGAGGGCGTGCTCTGATGTCCCTTCGGCCGACGCGGGCGACGCCACGGGCAGCGTCCGCGAGGGGCCGACCGCGACCGGGGTTCCAGCACAGGGCCCCCGGTGGGGCGGCCCCTGTTCCTCCCACCGCCGAGCCGGCCCGCCACGGCCCTCCCGGGCGGGCTCCGGCCCCGGCCCGGCGGCACCCATCCGGATCGTCGTCGGGTCCGAACAAGGGACAGGCGGGAGCGGGACGAAGGCCGGTGGCCCACGGACCGGGCCCGCTTGCGAGCGGCCCCGGGGGCCGCGCCGGCCACCCGACGCCCACCCCCACCTCAGCCGTCGCCGAGACCGTCCCTCCGGCGGCCGACCGCCCGACCACCCACACCCGACCCACCGTCACGAACAGCGCCGCAGCCGGCGTCCCGCGCAGGGGCCGGGCCGCGGCCCATGGGGGAGATTCCGACATGAGGACAGAGCGGGCCCAGGACTCCGAGCCGCCGCCCCGCACGGCCGCCGCGCCGGAGGAGGCGCCCCCGGGGCGGCCCGGGCAGGACGCCGCGCGGCCCGGCCTCGACGGCCTGCCGCGCCAGGGCGGTCGCGGCGCGGGAGGCGGCGACGGGCCGGAGGCCGTGGTGATGCTGCTGCACGGCGGGCGGGAGGCCGGACTGGAGGCGCCACCGCCGTGGAACCTGCCCGGCCTGCGGATGCGGCCCTTCGGACGGTCCATCGCCCGCGCCACCCGCGGTCACGACGTCCGGCTGACCGCGGTGCGCTACACCCACCGGGGCTGGAACGGAACCCGTGAGGACCCGCTCCGGGACGCCCGCCGCGCCCTGGACGCCGTGGCGGAGGCGTACGGCGAGGTCCCGGTGATCCTCGTCGGCCACTCCATGGGCGGTCGCGCCGCGCTGCGTGCCGCCGGGCACCCGCTGGTACGCGGCGTCGTCGGCCTCGCCCCCTGGTGTCCGCCCGGCGACCCGGTGACACAGCTCGCCGGCCGCTCGGTGGTGCTGCTGCACAGCGACCGCGACCACACCACGAGCCCGCTCGCCTCGCAGACGACGGCGACCCGGGCTCGCCGCGCCGGGGCACGGACCTGCTCGGTGACGATCCGCGGCAGCGACCACGCGATGCTCCGGCGCGCCCCCGTCTGGCACCGGCTCACCGCCGACCTGGTCACCGGTCTCCTCGGTCACGGCCCGCTCCCCCCGGCGGTCGACGCCGCTCTGCGACTGCCCCCGGGCACCTCGGGGCCCGAGGGCAATCTCGACCTGGACCGGATCACCGGCCCCCACGACGCGCGCTGAGCACCTGCCCGTACGCGCGCGCCCGGCCACCGGCAGCGGCCGCCCCCTCGGGGACGGCTTCACGTCCGGCCCGGCGCCCACGGCGCCGGGTACGCACTCCCACGGCGCCGGGAGGGCCGGCCGGCCGCCACGGACACCGCACAGGACGCGGGGACTTCCCTCAGGACAGGTCGTCGCAGAGGTCGTCGTCGGCCGAGCGGGCGCCGTCGGCCACCTCGGCCGGGACGCCGGTCGGCTGCGGCGAGGCCGGTGCCTCGGGTCCGTCGCCGGGGTTCTCGGCGTAGGAGCGGCCGACGGTGATGTCGATGCCGGGGGTCGTCGCCTCGACGAGACGGGCGCCGGGGAAGAGCCGGCTGGCCGTCCGGGCGCGCTCCGCCTCGCCGGGCCCGTGGGTGATGAGGGTGACCGGATGGTCCTGCCGGGGCGCGTTGCCGTAGGAGCTGACGGTGAAGCCGTGTTCGGTGAGTCGGGTGGCGGCGCGGGCGGCGAGGCCGCCGGTGGTGGTGCCGTTGTGGACGGTGACGGTGGTGCCGGTGCCGTCGACGGGCCCGGCCGCGTCCGGGGAGGTGTCGGCGGCCGGGCGGGCCTCCCCGCGGCCTCCGGCGTTCTTGCCGTCGAGGGTGCGGTCGGTGCGGAGCGCGTGCCAGAGCGCGGCCGCGTCCGGCTCGACGACGGCCACCCGGTTCCCCTCGTAACGCCAGGGGATGGTGAGGAACTTGGTGTTGTCGAGGTCGATGTCCTTCAGGCCCATGGCGAAGCTGAGGAGTTTGTCGGCGGAGCCGAGGCCCGGGTCGACCGTCATCGACTTGGTGGCCGCGTCGGCGAGCGGCAGGAGCTTGCCCGGGGTGAGCCCGTCCTCCTTGATCTTCTTCATCAGGCTTCCCACGAACGCCTGCTGGCGTTTGATGCGGCCGAGGTCGGAGCCGTCGCCGATGCCGTGCCGGATGCGGACGTAGTCCAGTGCCCGACGCCCGGAGACGTTCTGCTCGCCCCGGGCGAAGACGCGCTCGCCCCGGGTGGCGCGCTTGGGGTCGAGGTCGCGCTCGTATATGTCCTGGGGGACGCAGACGCGGACGCCGCCGACCACCTCGGTGAGGTCGGAGAAGCCCTTGAAGTCGATGACGAGGGTGTGGTCGACGCGCAGCCCCGTCAGCTGCTCCACGGTGTTCTGCGTGCAGGCCGGATTCCCCTCGGCCGTCTCGCCCACGGTGTACGCGGTGTTGAACATGGCGCGCGGCTTCGGCTGCGTCCACGTACCGTCCGGCAGGCGGCAACTCGGGATCGGCACCAGGGTGTCGCGCGGGATGGAGACCGCGACGGCGTGCTGGGCGTCGGCGTAGACGTGCAGCAGCAGCGCGGTGTCGGAGCGGCCGATGTCGTCCTTGTCGCCGCCGCCGAGGGCGGCGTTGCCGCCGGTGCGGCTGTCGGAGCCGAGCAGCAGGATGTTCTGCCCGGCCGAGGTGTCCGGGGGCCGGTCGTCGGCGACGCCCTCCTGGCCGAACGTGCCGAGGTTCCCGCCGAGTTTGAGGTAGAGCCAGCCGCCGCCCGCGGTGGCGAGCAGCACCAGGGACAGGCCGAGCAGCAGGACGGGCCGGGCCTTGCGGCGGCCCCCGGGCACCGTCGCGGAACCCCCCTCGGGCCCGCTCCCGCCGCGCTCCGCGCCCTTGTCCGGTCCGCGCCGTCGGCTGCCGGTCATCGGGTCACTCCCCCTTCTGCGCACCTCGCCGCTTCTGTACGGCCTTGCGCAATGTAGCCACTCCCGTCGGGCACGGGGAATCCTTCGCGGGTATCCCACCGGTTCGTGCGGGGCCGCGACGGGCCGCCCCGTGCGGGAACGATCGGGGGCTG is drawn from Streptomyces diastaticus subsp. diastaticus and contains these coding sequences:
- a CDS encoding NAD(P)-dependent oxidoreductase, which translates into the protein MKIVVFGATGMIGSRITAEAVHRGHEVLAVSRSGGAPVPGAVVTVGDAGDPERVRELAVDADAVISAVAPPRDGSDPGEVFLAVNVALAEGVSAAAATTPGPATGAGAGRLVVVGGAGSLEVAPDRPLVEEEGFPEAYRPEALAQQDVLWFYRDIDDPGLDWTYVSPAPEIAPGERTGHYRIGGDGLLTAEGAGGSHASGISAEDFAVAVVDEAELHRHPRTRISVAY
- a CDS encoding PP2C family protein-serine/threonine phosphatase, which gives rise to MRRVQGDATRVSRLGRVPAFPPTWLRGRDAVRVLPAVLLVLIVLGDLWTSSGFRMITWVVMVPALTAALAGVGGTVVFSVLSLAAYLLVDTVLHPVPETGLPGFLLVVAAGSTSVAACAVRRANERRAERLALVADVVRDTVLRPLPFQWGGLDWSALYVTADRVARVGGDFYDLQPSPHGTRVVLGDVQGKGIGAVAAVAVLLGTFREAAYHEGLLRDVARRLETRMKRQQAYSRFIGRNESDRFATAVVLSFDPVEPGTVRRGVSGMDLATLGHEPPLAVGPDGVRALPSTGGVPLGMGELACDPPGSGPRIARDGLAPDETLLLFTDGVTEARDRTGAFYPLQQDLARAVAEDPGLTQPERLVRYVRDAVDRHVSGARWESDDLTLLALRPLPVEPPREAFP
- a CDS encoding NAD(P)-dependent alcohol dehydrogenase — its product is MKAVQYREVGTAPEVVEIPVPRPGPGEVLLKVTAAGVCHSDIAVMSWPAEQVPFPLPLTLGHEGAGVVAEVGEGVDTVRLGDAVVVYGPWGCGTCVKCAQGKENYCLRAEELKILPPGLGAPGAMAEYMIVDSPRHLIPLGGLDPVRTVPLTDAGLTPYHAIKRSMPKLVPGSTSVVIGAGGLGHVGIQLLRAMTGTRVIALDVSEEKLALAREVGAHEALISDDEAVGRIRELTGGRGADAVFDFVGVPPTTAIAQQCAGVESDVTIVGIGGGSVEVGFGTTAYETVVTAPYWGSRSELVEVYDLARGGDITVHVETYTLEEAPKAYERLHANEVRGRAVIVPGS
- a CDS encoding metal-sensitive transcriptional regulator gives rise to the protein MQLELAESDLKSVLNRLKRAQGQIAGVARMIEEGRDCEDVVTQLAAASRALDRAGFAIIATGLQQCLTDDLRDGENATTPESREEMRARLEKLFLSLA
- a CDS encoding flotillin family protein codes for the protein MSPVVSAVVGAVVLLVLLALVVITRYKVAGPSEAFIITGRRGKKSTDPDTGRVITDNSGQKVVVGGGVFVVPFVQQRFTLDLSSRHIPVSVRGAVTLRGVKANLEGVAIVKVGGNEDAIRAAAQRFLQQQGGIVGFTQEVLSGALRAIVGRMSVEDIIRDRATFAGQVAEEAETSLSGQGLILDAFQIQDITTEGSYLEDLGRPEAARAKQEADIAEAIAKRASEQARLKAAEEIAIAERTFYLKQAEIKVETEAAGAKANAAGPLAEAARQQEVLMEQEKVAERQAALTDRELDTKVRKPADAARYQAEQEAEARRIAQVKEAEADAQRARLTGEGEKAHRAALADAVRIEGEADAAAIAAKGSAEAEAMRKKADAFAQYGDAAVLQMLVEVLPQVVAKASEPLSAVDKMTVISTDGASKLSRTVVDNVTQGMELLQSTTGMDLTSVLKGITAKEGTSTVPAQAPAQDAPAAQDAADGGEQKIDIRD
- a CDS encoding alpha/beta hydrolase codes for the protein MRTERAQDSEPPPRTAAAPEEAPPGRPGQDAARPGLDGLPRQGGRGAGGGDGPEAVVMLLHGGREAGLEAPPPWNLPGLRMRPFGRSIARATRGHDVRLTAVRYTHRGWNGTREDPLRDARRALDAVAEAYGEVPVILVGHSMGGRAALRAAGHPLVRGVVGLAPWCPPGDPVTQLAGRSVVLLHSDRDHTTSPLASQTTATRARRAGARTCSVTIRGSDHAMLRRAPVWHRLTADLVTGLLGHGPLPPAVDAALRLPPGTSGPEGNLDLDRITGPHDAR
- a CDS encoding LCP family protein; this encodes MTGSRRRGPDKGAERGGSGPEGGSATVPGGRRKARPVLLLGLSLVLLATAGGGWLYLKLGGNLGTFGQEGVADDRPPDTSAGQNILLLGSDSRTGGNAALGGGDKDDIGRSDTALLLHVYADAQHAVAVSIPRDTLVPIPSCRLPDGTWTQPKPRAMFNTAYTVGETAEGNPACTQNTVEQLTGLRVDHTLVIDFKGFSDLTEVVGGVRVCVPQDIYERDLDPKRATRGERVFARGEQNVSGRRALDYVRIRHGIGDGSDLGRIKRQQAFVGSLMKKIKEDGLTPGKLLPLADAATKSMTVDPGLGSADKLLSFAMGLKDIDLDNTKFLTIPWRYEGNRVAVVEPDAAALWHALRTDRTLDGKNAGGRGEARPAADTSPDAAGPVDGTGTTVTVHNGTTTGGLAARAATRLTEHGFTVSSYGNAPRQDHPVTLITHGPGEAERARTASRLFPGARLVEATTPGIDITVGRSYAENPGDGPEAPASPQPTGVPAEVADGARSADDDLCDDLS